One Methanoculleus sp. 7T genomic window carries:
- a CDS encoding ADP-ribosylglycohydrolase family protein: MLDQFKGCLLGAAIGDALGMARESTPPDFQRLHEGYRRAWRGHPNAGLKPGQFTDDTQMMLLVAGLLVDGTYSEQGYAAALARMYMNEDLRFPDGAVDAACRHLLLSGEKPGGVASNTAGCISISIPFALAYADPIDVTERVVQACSVTHTHPAAHAGAVTVAMLVHYAVRGRSDALTLAEKHAGLEDVVLGSKIRAAVRLANEGISLESALSVIGNDVTVYQTVPLAFFLIYRIRDVATLLNTAAHVGGNTDTIALICGAYAGAVYGKSALPQDLLEGLEGRDEIESMAARLYERYTTKP; this comes from the coding sequence ATGCTCGATCAGTTCAAGGGCTGTCTTCTCGGGGCCGCCATCGGAGACGCGCTCGGTATGGCGCGGGAGAGCACCCCGCCCGACTTCCAGCGTCTCCACGAGGGATACCGCCGGGCGTGGCGGGGGCACCCGAACGCGGGGTTGAAACCCGGGCAGTTCACCGACGACACCCAGATGATGCTCCTCGTCGCCGGGCTGCTCGTCGACGGCACTTACTCGGAGCAGGGGTATGCGGCCGCCCTTGCCCGTATGTACATGAACGAGGACCTCCGGTTCCCAGACGGTGCCGTGGATGCCGCATGCCGGCACCTCCTCCTCTCCGGCGAGAAACCGGGCGGTGTTGCCTCCAACACCGCCGGTTGTATCAGCATCTCCATCCCGTTCGCACTTGCCTACGCCGACCCGATCGATGTGACCGAACGGGTGGTCCAGGCCTGCAGCGTCACCCATACCCACCCGGCGGCGCATGCCGGTGCGGTCACCGTCGCGATGCTCGTCCACTACGCCGTCCGCGGCCGTTCCGATGCCCTTACGCTCGCCGAGAAGCATGCGGGGCTCGAAGACGTCGTCCTCGGCAGCAAGATCCGCGCCGCCGTCCGCCTCGCAAACGAGGGGATCAGCCTTGAGAGCGCATTGTCGGTGATCGGGAACGACGTCACCGTCTACCAGACCGTCCCGCTCGCGTTCTTCCTGATCTATCGCATCAGAGATGTCGCAACCCTCCTCAACACCGCTGCGCACGTCGGGGGGAACACCGATACCATCGCGCTCATCTGCGGCGCCTACGCAGGCGCGGTCTACGGAAAATCCGCGTTGCCGCAGGATCTCCTCGAAGGGCTCGAGGGCCGGGACGAGATCGAGTCGATGGCGGCCCGGCTCTACGAGCGATACACCACAAAGCCTTAA
- a CDS encoding CBS domain-containing protein: MLIKDVMTPDPVTVRVDSPVREAAGLLRKYHIGGLPVMEGDRVAGIVTETDILSLLDTGDLSSDLWLPSPLEVIEVPVREFINWEKTKRALTDIGDMEVRRVMSSPVYTIDEESDLTDAASLMLREGIARLPVIRNGKLVGIVTRADIVRGIGASSEEEEA; encoded by the coding sequence GTGCTGATCAAGGACGTTATGACCCCGGACCCCGTGACCGTCCGGGTCGACTCGCCGGTCCGCGAAGCGGCGGGGCTGCTCCGGAAGTACCATATCGGCGGGCTTCCCGTCATGGAGGGCGACCGGGTGGCGGGAATCGTCACCGAGACCGATATCCTCTCGCTCCTCGATACCGGCGACCTCTCAAGCGACCTCTGGCTCCCGTCGCCGCTTGAGGTGATCGAGGTCCCGGTCAGGGAGTTCATCAACTGGGAGAAGACAAAGCGGGCGCTCACCGATATCGGGGATATGGAGGTCCGAAGGGTGATGAGCAGCCCGGTCTACACGATCGACGAGGAGTCGGATCTCACCGATGCGGCATCCCTGATGCTCCGTGAGGGGATTGCACGCCTCCCGGTGATCCGCAACGGAAAGCTGGTCGGGATCGTCACCAGGGCCGATATCGTCCGGGGCATCGGGGCGTCCTCCGAGGAGGAAGAAGCATGA
- a CDS encoding site-2 protease family protein: MLERIPPRERRDLLIAWLAISIAFTLIYIRGGVDVFGLIFFFVMSLLTVGVAFVLHELAHKFAAMRYGYWAEFQKDNQMLLVAVVMAALVGVVFAAPGATYIYGNATRAENGRISAAGPITNLLLCIPFAALWIFGGGLIGLVGLVGLRVNAMIAAFNMLPISVLDGRKVLAWNPAAFAALMAASAGVLIWSLL; the protein is encoded by the coding sequence ATGCTGGAACGAATACCGCCACGCGAGCGTCGGGACCTCCTGATCGCGTGGCTTGCCATCTCAATCGCCTTCACCCTGATCTATATCAGGGGTGGGGTGGATGTCTTCGGGCTCATCTTCTTCTTCGTGATGTCCCTTCTCACGGTAGGGGTCGCCTTCGTTCTGCACGAGCTCGCGCACAAGTTCGCCGCCATGCGCTACGGCTACTGGGCTGAATTTCAGAAGGATAACCAGATGCTCCTCGTCGCTGTGGTGATGGCGGCGCTTGTGGGGGTCGTCTTTGCGGCCCCGGGAGCGACCTACATCTACGGGAATGCAACAAGGGCTGAGAACGGGCGGATATCTGCGGCAGGACCGATTACGAACCTCCTCCTCTGCATCCCGTTCGCCGCCCTCTGGATCTTCGGCGGCGGTCTCATCGGCCTCGTTGGCCTCGTCGGGCTCCGGGTCAACGCGATGATCGCCGCCTTCAACATGCTCCCGATCAGCGTTCTCGACGGGCGTAAAGTCCTCGCCTGGAACCCGGCCGCGTTTGCGGCGCTCATGGCCGCGTCCGCCGGGGTCCTCATCTGGTCGCTCCTGTGA
- the argJ gene encoding bifunctional ornithine acetyltransferase/N-acetylglutamate synthase gives MKSICAVEGVSAWGIKEGKFGLALIRASGTAAGVFTSNKMRAAPVEVMMDRMRKGRLDAVVVNSGCANAYTGERGIRDAEEMCAVAGGVLGLEPETVGVASTGVIGRYLDLPLIRDQCERVAPLLARNGDAEAAAARAIMTTDTFPKHALVETGSFSVGGITKGSGMIAPNMGTMLAFLYTDAEVEAPVLHDILRQAARRSFNRVVVDGDTSTNDVALCTATGAAGRVDRAELANAIEAVCRNLAVQIARDGEGATKLLEVTVRGAADEDEAALVARTVVASPLVKTAIYGEDPNWGRVVAAAGRSGAEFDPYAVSLWVGEGARRTPLVLRGEIVADLAKAKIAMHGDTVAFDLDLAAGDGKATAWGCDLTEKYVEINGKYTT, from the coding sequence ATGAAGAGTATCTGTGCAGTGGAAGGCGTCAGTGCCTGGGGAATCAAGGAAGGGAAGTTCGGGCTTGCCCTGATCCGGGCGAGCGGGACCGCGGCCGGGGTCTTCACCTCGAACAAGATGCGGGCGGCCCCGGTCGAGGTGATGATGGACCGGATGCGCAAAGGAAGGCTCGATGCCGTCGTCGTGAATAGCGGGTGCGCGAACGCCTACACCGGCGAGCGGGGAATCCGCGACGCTGAGGAGATGTGCGCCGTCGCGGGCGGCGTCCTCGGGCTTGAGCCTGAGACGGTCGGTGTCGCGAGCACCGGGGTGATCGGGCGCTACCTCGACCTCCCGCTTATCCGGGACCAGTGCGAGCGGGTCGCGCCGCTCCTCGCCCGGAACGGCGACGCCGAGGCCGCGGCGGCCCGGGCGATCATGACGACCGATACCTTCCCAAAACACGCTCTCGTCGAGACGGGGTCGTTCTCGGTCGGCGGGATCACCAAAGGGAGCGGGATGATCGCGCCCAACATGGGGACGATGCTTGCGTTCCTCTACACCGACGCCGAGGTCGAGGCCCCGGTCCTGCACGACATCCTCCGCCAGGCGGCCCGGCGGTCCTTCAACCGGGTCGTGGTCGATGGGGATACGAGCACGAACGACGTGGCCCTCTGCACCGCAACCGGCGCGGCAGGCCGGGTGGACCGCGCCGAACTCGCAAACGCGATCGAGGCAGTCTGCCGCAACCTCGCAGTCCAGATCGCCCGCGACGGCGAGGGGGCGACGAAACTCCTCGAGGTCACGGTCCGCGGCGCCGCCGACGAGGACGAAGCCGCCCTCGTGGCTCGGACGGTCGTCGCGTCCCCGCTCGTCAAGACCGCCATCTACGGGGAGGACCCGAACTGGGGCCGGGTTGTCGCGGCGGCGGGGAGGTCGGGCGCCGAGTTCGACCCCTACGCGGTCTCTCTCTGGGTGGGAGAGGGGGCTAGGCGGACGCCGCTCGTCCTCCGCGGCGAGATCGTCGCCGACCTTGCGAAGGCGAAGATTGCGATGCACGGCGATACCGTCGCCTTCGACCTCGACCTTGCCGCAGGCGACGGAAAGGCGACGGCGTGGGGATGCGACCTCACCGAGAAGTACGTAGAGATCAACGGGAAGTATACGACATGA
- the argB gene encoding acetylglutamate kinase yields MKREDVLMEALPYIQKFYGKTIVIKLGGHAMVDPNILETVIRDAVLLRYVGMKVVLVHGGGPEITAKMQAMGKEPKFVGGLRITDLETLEIAQMVLVGKINDGIVSLIANCGTRAVGISGNDGNLLIARKMDPQRVKVGEVVQEVDLGRVGEIEEVDPEVLHCLLAQGYIPVVAPMAIDRQGGSLNINADTAAAEIAIALRAFKLINLTDVDGVMNAGRTQVYHRLTLSEAEAMIDDGTIAGGMIPKLEGCMKAVRNGVTSAHVVNGNREHNLLLELFTDEGVGTMLSL; encoded by the coding sequence ATGAAACGAGAAGACGTGCTGATGGAGGCACTCCCCTATATCCAGAAATTTTACGGCAAGACGATCGTGATCAAACTCGGCGGCCACGCGATGGTCGACCCAAACATCCTCGAGACGGTGATCCGGGACGCCGTCCTCCTCCGCTACGTGGGGATGAAGGTTGTTCTGGTCCACGGCGGGGGCCCCGAGATCACCGCAAAGATGCAGGCGATGGGCAAGGAACCGAAGTTCGTCGGCGGGCTGCGGATCACCGACCTCGAGACCCTGGAGATCGCCCAGATGGTCCTTGTCGGCAAGATCAACGACGGAATCGTCTCCCTCATCGCGAACTGCGGCACCCGGGCGGTCGGGATCTCCGGCAACGACGGCAACCTCCTCATCGCCCGGAAGATGGACCCCCAGCGGGTGAAGGTGGGCGAGGTCGTCCAAGAGGTGGACCTCGGCCGGGTCGGCGAGATCGAGGAGGTCGACCCCGAGGTGCTCCACTGTCTCCTCGCCCAAGGCTACATCCCGGTGGTGGCCCCGATGGCCATCGACCGTCAGGGCGGGAGCCTGAACATCAACGCCGATACCGCGGCCGCCGAGATCGCGATCGCTCTTCGCGCATTCAAGTTGATCAACCTAACAGACGTCGACGGGGTAATGAACGCCGGCCGGACCCAGGTTTACCACCGGCTGACACTCTCCGAAGCCGAGGCGATGATCGACGACGGGACGATCGCCGGAGGGATGATCCCGAAACTCGAGGGATGCATGAAGGCGGTCAGAAACGGTGTGACGAGCGCCCACGTCGTGAACGGCAACCGGGAGCACAACCTGCTCCTCGAGCTCTTCACCGACGAGGGCGTCGGCACGATGCTCTCCCTCTAA
- a CDS encoding DUF4367 domain-containing protein, with protein MKHILPSILLLCCLLAAAGCIGTEPAVVTPEYAGTLDEAREVFGSDIPAPSYLPEGYVFANATRSPDGSVTLTYNSTAGDLLVTRLSSPDAPCPGPTVAGNEKRIVQGNGIEGRLVYEGDDPSEGSLWLLRWNWNDAPFCMTGRLPAGEITKVAASIGK; from the coding sequence ATGAAACACATTCTCCCTTCCATTCTCCTGCTCTGCTGCCTCCTTGCCGCTGCCGGATGCATCGGCACGGAGCCGGCGGTGGTCACCCCTGAGTACGCCGGTACGCTCGATGAGGCCCGTGAGGTCTTCGGCTCCGACATTCCCGCGCCGTCATACCTCCCCGAAGGTTACGTCTTTGCAAACGCCACCCGCTCTCCCGACGGCAGCGTCACACTTACCTATAACAGCACCGCCGGCGACCTCCTGGTAACGCGGCTCTCGTCCCCGGACGCCCCGTGCCCCGGCCCGACGGTTGCCGGGAACGAGAAACGGATCGTCCAGGGCAACGGCATCGAGGGCCGGTTGGTCTACGAGGGTGACGACCCCTCGGAAGGCTCTCTCTGGCTGCTCCGGTGGAACTGGAACGATGCCCCCTTCTGCATGACAGGGAGGCTTCCTGCAGGTGAGATAACGAAGGTCGCCGCATCGATCGGCAAGTGA
- a CDS encoding sensor histidine kinase, with the protein MTPIEPPDPLYDTLPYRLLDGIGDGLLLIGDDAGIIWANSGFRRIFGAPTDDLEEILGAAGCPAGKILTALKRGEEIPEFECRLRSPEGRKLRCLCSGRKVPSGEGWLLQFREVPDAGDYEDIVEYTGTATILIEGDGIISVANTEFERLSGYSRREIAGAKRLTDFIVGADECRRIREYHALRRSDPVAAPKNYSFSFIDRTGNPHAVEATIGMIPGTARSVMSLLDVTEQRRAEQALQESEERLNLALSAANDGLVDWDVRTGTIFYSPRCFTMLGYEPGVFVPTIPAILSFVHPEDRNRVAAALTALATGESDRCEMEFRARSASGVWTHVLDRLQVVGRDADGTPLRIVGTHSDITERKQAERELLIRGMAMESSLSAIAIADLDGRLTYVNRALLEMAGFADPGEVLGRHASEYWVEPGKVEEVIRTLAERGRCTGELVGRRADGTLFSAHVTANIVTDGSGSPVCIMATAVDITEKRRMEEALRESEERYRTLAESAPDIIFLVGVEGNVLYVNSAGGRLLGREPETLPGKNVRELFPPRIAERWLAMLRVAAESAEGILTEETKLPGDGGIWLETRLIPMTGRDGAARVLLGISRDVTGRRRAEEQLRFQAQVLSQVDDAVIAIDTEQRITYMNRAAERLYGVSSSEVTGRPGTELFTYRWLDPGDEEEARNALRTSGTWRGVTIHRKRDGETIVVDATVSALSGERGTTTGMLCSLRDITDQERADLELRIKDMAIASSLGAVTLTDLEGRIIYVNRASLAVHGWEREEEAVGQPVSVLWADPEEAERVRREVLRNGAWFGETTARRCGGETFPMQLALSVVTDESGRPLCMMGSGVDITERRAAEQELRIRDMAMASSLNAFTIANLDGRLTYANQAFLSMWGYTSAAEVLGRSVTEFWQDGEEAANALRALRDTGRYVGERIGRRRDGTIFYVMFSGNLVRTDAGAPICLMASLADITDLKRAEAEVQAHNRELSVLNQIIGVSTSAMDIDETLEDVLAATLALLDLQGGGIYLVDPNRQSARLVCVRGMPEGYTPQTCVPDITVPPYADVFVAGEPLFADDPGESGIPPYASIPIVAHRGIVGALNVVPRDGNRFADADRSLLVAIGREIGSSIERTILIRQFEEAEREANLYLDILSHDIRNAENVSSLYTDLLIDMLEGEAKGYAQKLRSSIRKSIEILRNVSTIRRIHHESAMLVPVDLDRVIQDEIGIFSEVRFHYDGTALAVMADPLLPEVFTNLIGNATKFGGPSVEVAIRVEENGGDVLVSVEDTGPGVPDEMKEAVFMRFGMNRNRKSGQGLGLYITRMLVTRYGGRIRVDDRVPGHPECGAAFRFSLKKAP; encoded by the coding sequence GACCTTGAGGAGATCCTCGGAGCGGCCGGATGCCCCGCCGGGAAGATCCTTACGGCGCTCAAGAGGGGTGAAGAGATTCCGGAGTTCGAGTGCCGGCTCCGGAGTCCGGAGGGAAGGAAACTGCGGTGCCTCTGCTCGGGCCGGAAGGTGCCGTCCGGAGAGGGCTGGTTACTACAGTTCCGGGAAGTCCCGGATGCCGGAGATTACGAGGATATCGTCGAGTATACCGGAACGGCGACGATCCTCATCGAGGGCGACGGCATCATCTCGGTGGCGAACACGGAGTTCGAGCGGCTCTCCGGGTACTCGCGCCGGGAGATCGCCGGCGCAAAACGGCTGACCGATTTCATCGTCGGTGCCGACGAATGCCGGCGAATACGGGAATACCACGCTCTCCGACGGAGCGATCCCGTGGCCGCGCCGAAGAACTACTCCTTCTCGTTCATCGACCGGACCGGCAACCCCCATGCCGTCGAAGCCACCATCGGCATGATCCCGGGGACGGCCCGGTCGGTGATGTCGCTTCTCGACGTGACCGAGCAGAGACGTGCCGAGCAGGCACTGCAGGAGAGCGAGGAGCGGCTGAACCTCGCACTCTCGGCGGCAAACGACGGACTGGTCGATTGGGACGTCCGCACCGGGACGATCTTCTATAGCCCGCGTTGCTTCACGATGCTCGGCTACGAACCGGGGGTGTTCGTACCCACCATCCCCGCAATCCTCTCGTTCGTTCACCCCGAGGACCGGAACCGTGTGGCGGCGGCGCTCACCGCCCTGGCCACCGGAGAGAGCGACCGTTGCGAGATGGAGTTCCGGGCGCGCTCCGCGTCCGGGGTATGGACCCACGTGCTGGACCGGCTCCAAGTAGTCGGCCGCGACGCGGACGGGACGCCGCTTCGGATCGTAGGGACGCATTCCGATATCACGGAGAGGAAACAGGCAGAGAGAGAACTCCTAATCCGGGGGATGGCGATGGAGTCGTCGCTCTCAGCCATCGCGATCGCCGATCTCGACGGCCGCCTGACTTACGTCAACCGGGCGCTGCTCGAGATGGCTGGGTTCGCCGACCCCGGCGAGGTACTCGGGCGGCACGCTTCGGAGTACTGGGTCGAGCCCGGGAAAGTCGAGGAAGTGATCCGGACGCTCGCAGAGCGGGGCAGGTGCACCGGGGAACTGGTCGGCAGGAGAGCTGACGGAACACTCTTTTCCGCCCATGTGACCGCGAACATCGTCACCGACGGGTCCGGAAGTCCGGTCTGCATCATGGCCACCGCCGTCGATATCACCGAGAAGCGGCGGATGGAAGAGGCGCTCCGGGAGAGCGAGGAGCGCTACCGGACGCTTGCGGAGTCGGCGCCGGACATCATCTTCCTCGTCGGCGTGGAAGGGAATGTCCTCTACGTGAACAGTGCCGGCGGCCGCCTGCTCGGTAGAGAACCGGAGACCCTGCCGGGGAAGAACGTCAGGGAGCTGTTTCCACCCCGGATCGCGGAGAGATGGCTCGCGATGCTCCGGGTAGCGGCGGAGTCGGCCGAAGGGATCCTCACCGAGGAGACCAAGCTTCCCGGAGACGGCGGCATCTGGCTTGAGACGCGCCTCATCCCGATGACGGGAAGAGACGGCGCCGCTCGGGTCCTCCTCGGGATCAGCCGCGACGTCACCGGGCGGAGACGGGCGGAAGAGCAACTCCGGTTCCAGGCGCAAGTGCTCTCGCAGGTGGACGACGCCGTGATCGCGATCGACACCGAGCAGCGGATCACCTACATGAACCGGGCCGCAGAGCGGCTCTACGGCGTCTCGTCAAGCGAGGTTACCGGCCGGCCCGGAACAGAACTCTTCACCTACCGATGGCTCGACCCTGGCGACGAAGAGGAGGCACGGAACGCTCTCCGGACTTCCGGAACCTGGCGCGGCGTTACCATCCACCGGAAGAGGGACGGGGAGACCATCGTCGTCGATGCGACCGTCAGCGCCTTAAGCGGCGAGCGGGGAACCACCACCGGTATGCTCTGCTCCCTCCGCGACATAACCGATCAGGAGCGGGCGGACCTCGAACTCCGGATCAAGGATATGGCGATAGCGTCGTCGCTCGGCGCCGTCACCCTCACCGATCTCGAGGGGAGGATCATCTACGTCAACCGCGCCTCCCTCGCCGTGCACGGGTGGGAGCGGGAGGAGGAGGCCGTCGGGCAGCCCGTCTCGGTGCTCTGGGCCGACCCTGAGGAGGCGGAGCGGGTCAGGAGAGAGGTCCTCCGGAACGGCGCATGGTTTGGGGAGACGACGGCGCGGCGATGTGGCGGGGAAACCTTCCCTATGCAACTTGCGCTCTCCGTCGTCACCGACGAGTCGGGGAGGCCGCTCTGCATGATGGGCTCGGGAGTAGATATCACCGAGCGGAGAGCAGCCGAGCAGGAACTGCGGATCCGCGATATGGCGATGGCGTCCTCGCTCAACGCGTTCACCATCGCGAACCTCGACGGCCGCCTGACCTACGCCAACCAAGCGTTTCTCTCCATGTGGGGCTACACCTCCGCCGCGGAGGTTCTCGGGAGATCGGTCACGGAGTTCTGGCAGGACGGGGAAGAGGCCGCGAATGCTCTCCGGGCGCTCCGCGACACCGGGAGGTACGTCGGCGAGCGAATCGGGAGGCGTCGGGACGGGACAATCTTCTACGTCATGTTCTCCGGGAACCTGGTCAGGACCGATGCCGGAGCCCCTATCTGTCTGATGGCTTCGCTCGCCGACATCACCGACCTGAAGCGGGCCGAGGCGGAGGTCCAGGCCCATAACCGGGAGCTCTCGGTCTTGAACCAGATCATCGGGGTATCGACGTCCGCGATGGATATCGATGAGACTCTGGAGGATGTGCTCGCGGCGACGCTCGCTCTCCTCGATCTTCAGGGCGGCGGCATCTACTTGGTCGACCCGAACCGGCAGAGCGCACGGCTCGTCTGCGTCCGGGGCATGCCGGAAGGCTACACCCCGCAAACGTGCGTCCCTGATATTACCGTGCCGCCGTACGCGGACGTATTCGTGGCAGGAGAGCCCCTCTTCGCCGACGACCCGGGGGAGAGCGGCATACCCCCGTATGCCAGCATCCCGATTGTGGCGCACCGGGGAATCGTCGGGGCCCTGAACGTGGTGCCCCGGGACGGGAACCGGTTCGCCGATGCCGACCGCTCCCTCCTTGTGGCTATCGGCCGGGAGATCGGCAGTTCCATTGAGCGCACCATACTGATTCGGCAGTTTGAGGAGGCCGAGCGGGAGGCGAACCTCTACCTCGATATCCTCAGCCACGATATCAGGAACGCCGAGAACGTCTCAAGCCTCTACACCGACCTCCTCATCGATATGCTCGAGGGGGAAGCAAAGGGCTACGCCCAGAAACTCCGGAGCAGCATCAGGAAGAGCATCGAGATCTTGCGGAACGTCTCGACCATCCGTCGGATCCACCACGAGTCTGCGATGCTCGTGCCGGTCGACCTCGATCGGGTGATCCAGGACGAGATTGGGATCTTCTCCGAGGTCAGGTTCCACTACGACGGCACGGCCCTCGCGGTCATGGCCGATCCCCTCCTCCCCGAGGTCTTCACGAACCTCATCGGGAACGCCACCAAGTTCGGGGGACCGTCGGTCGAGGTCGCCATCAGGGTGGAGGAGAACGGCGGCGACGTCTTGGTCTCGGTCGAGGATACCGGGCCGGGAGTCCCCGACGAGATGAAGGAGGCCGTATTCATGCGGTTCGGGATGAACAGGAACCGGAAGAGCGGCCAGGGCCTCGGGCTCTACATCACCCGGATGCTTGTTACGCGCTACGGCGGCCGGATCCGGGTCGACGACCGGGTGCCGGGGCACCCGGAGTGCGGCGCGGCGTTCCGCTTTTCGCTGAAGAAAGCGCCCTAA
- a CDS encoding chorismate mutase gives MSLDAVRNGIREIDEQIIDLVAERQRLAARIARLKQENGLPIRDDEQRRAVLDRAFTYAVESRIDPVAVRRIFEILIDMNEERQRECSGDGNLP, from the coding sequence ATGTCCCTTGATGCCGTCAGGAACGGAATCCGGGAGATCGACGAGCAAATCATTGATCTCGTTGCAGAACGGCAGAGACTGGCGGCGCGGATCGCCCGCCTCAAGCAGGAGAACGGTCTTCCCATCCGCGACGACGAGCAGCGGAGAGCGGTCCTCGACCGGGCCTTCACCTATGCCGTCGAGAGCAGGATCGACCCCGTCGCCGTCCGGAGGATCTTCGAGATCCTGATCGATATGAACGAAGAACGGCAGCGGGAGTGTAGTGGGGACGGCAATCTGCCGTAA
- a CDS encoding bacteriohemerythrin yields MTFMKWSDDLSVGVKEIDGQHQRLVSLINDLHDAMLAKRGKDVLGKVLADLAAYTQYHFSAEEQYMQKFGYAGLPAHRREHQAFVAKVSEFAQGFEEGRLGLSIQVMNFLSQWVATHIRGSDTRYTDCFHEHGLS; encoded by the coding sequence ATGACATTTATGAAGTGGTCCGACGACCTCTCCGTCGGCGTCAAAGAAATCGACGGCCAGCACCAGCGGCTTGTATCGCTTATCAATGACCTCCACGACGCGATGCTCGCAAAACGCGGGAAAGATGTTCTCGGTAAGGTGCTTGCGGACCTTGCCGCCTACACACAGTATCATTTCTCGGCCGAGGAGCAATACATGCAGAAGTTCGGCTATGCCGGCCTTCCCGCGCATCGGCGTGAGCACCAGGCCTTTGTCGCGAAGGTCAGCGAGTTTGCGCAGGGATTCGAGGAAGGCAGGCTCGGCCTCTCGATTCAGGTCATGAACTTCCTCAGCCAGTGGGTGGCGACTCACATCCGGGGGTCGGACACGCGCTACACCGACTGTTTCCATGAGCACGGCCTCTCCTGA
- the argC gene encoding N-acetyl-gamma-glutamyl-phosphate reductase has protein sequence MEIAIIGASGYTGGELMRLLLNHSSADVVAATSRKLDGTPVASVHPHLRGLTDLAFRNIEAGDIDADFAFLAVPHTAAMKVAGTLVERGIKTVDLSADYRLAKDVYEKTYGVTHEAYFKAPYGLTELHRDEVKGASFVANPGCFPTGATLAAAPLAKLAHTIIYDSKTGVSGAGNSPSATTHYANVGDNFSAYKWTTHRHLAEMKQEVARLGSDARCYFTPHLLPVNRGILTTAHILLREPMEQAEVEALYRKFYEGEFFVRYQKPTLAAVRGTNFCDVAVESEGDRVVAVSAIDNLVKGASGQAIQNMNLMCGFAEDDGLRLAGMLP, from the coding sequence ATGGAAATTGCGATTATCGGTGCATCCGGATACACCGGCGGCGAGTTAATGCGGCTCCTGCTGAACCACTCGTCCGCAGATGTCGTCGCTGCGACATCCCGGAAACTGGACGGCACCCCCGTCGCCTCGGTTCACCCCCACCTCCGGGGACTGACCGATCTTGCATTCCGGAACATCGAAGCCGGCGATATCGACGCCGACTTTGCCTTCCTCGCCGTACCGCACACCGCGGCGATGAAGGTCGCCGGGACGCTCGTGGAGCGGGGGATCAAGACCGTCGACCTCTCCGCCGACTACCGGCTCGCAAAGGACGTCTACGAGAAGACCTACGGTGTGACCCATGAGGCCTACTTCAAGGCCCCCTACGGCCTGACCGAACTCCACCGCGACGAGGTCAAGGGCGCCTCATTCGTCGCGAACCCGGGGTGCTTCCCGACCGGAGCGACGCTCGCGGCGGCTCCGCTCGCAAAACTCGCCCACACGATCATCTACGACTCGAAGACCGGGGTCTCCGGGGCCGGGAACTCCCCCTCCGCGACCACCCACTACGCGAACGTCGGCGACAACTTCAGCGCCTACAAGTGGACGACCCACCGCCACCTTGCCGAGATGAAGCAGGAGGTCGCCAGACTCGGCTCTGACGCCCGGTGCTACTTCACGCCGCACCTCCTCCCGGTGAACCGGGGGATCCTCACGACGGCCCACATCCTCCTCCGCGAGCCGATGGAGCAGGCCGAGGTTGAGGCGCTCTACCGGAAGTTCTACGAGGGCGAGTTCTTCGTCCGCTATCAGAAACCGACCCTTGCCGCCGTGCGGGGGACGAACTTCTGCGACGTGGCGGTGGAGAGCGAGGGCGACCGCGTCGTCGCGGTCTCGGCGATCGACAACCTGGTCAAGGGTGCGAGCGGCCAGGCCATCCAGAACATGAACCTGATGTGCGGGTTTGCGGAAGACGACGGTCTCCGCCTCGCCGGCATGCTCCCGTGA